A genomic region of Blastocatellia bacterium contains the following coding sequences:
- a CDS encoding sulfurtransferase, with amino-acid sequence MKRRKIRFSDGRRALSLGLGVLLLLATIRTSAFALDEGYAHPEMLVETEWLAQHLNDPDIRIVDLRSAEAYAEGHIPNAVHLDQSALRDTEDRLLYVPSPERFAALMSELGISHRTRVIAYDEIGGQAAARLWFLLDYYGHTNVSLLNGGWRKWVKEGRPVSRDVPRFEKVEFHVRTKSSTMCTAPELVSKLRADAVVIIDARSPEEYRGERASGARGGHIPGALNVEWRLNLTEGEVPVFKSAAELRRLYESLGVTKDKEIITYCQGGGRAAHTLFVLRLLGYTKSRSYYGSWQDWSTRPELPVERPKSPDSR; translated from the coding sequence ATGAAACGGCGGAAGATACGCTTCTCGGATGGACGGAGAGCGCTCTCACTCGGCCTCGGTGTTCTTCTTCTGCTGGCGACGATTCGCACCTCCGCTTTCGCCCTCGACGAAGGCTATGCGCATCCGGAGATGTTGGTCGAGACCGAATGGCTCGCCCAGCATCTGAACGACCCCGATATTCGCATCGTGGATCTGCGTTCGGCGGAAGCCTACGCCGAGGGGCACATCCCCAATGCTGTCCACCTCGATCAGAGCGCTCTTCGGGATACTGAGGATCGGCTCTTGTACGTGCCTTCGCCGGAGCGATTCGCGGCGCTGATGAGCGAACTTGGCATCAGCCATCGCACGCGTGTCATCGCATACGATGAGATCGGGGGACAAGCGGCGGCTCGACTCTGGTTTCTGCTCGATTATTACGGACACACGAACGTCAGCCTCTTGAACGGCGGCTGGCGGAAGTGGGTGAAAGAAGGGCGTCCGGTGAGCCGCGATGTCCCACGCTTCGAGAAGGTCGAGTTTCACGTTCGAACGAAATCTTCCACGATGTGCACGGCACCAGAGCTCGTGAGCAAGCTGCGCGCTGATGCCGTCGTCATCATTGATGCTCGATCCCCGGAAGAATATCGAGGCGAGCGCGCCTCGGGAGCCCGAGGGGGCCATATCCCGGGAGCCCTCAATGTGGAGTGGCGCCTGAATCTGACCGAAGGCGAGGTGCCGGTCTTCAAATCGGCAGCTGAATTGCGCCGCCTGTATGAATCGCTCGGCGTCACCAAGGACAAGGAGATCATCACGTACTGCCAAGGGGGAGGACGCGCCGCGCACACGCTCTTCGTCTTGCGTTTGCTCGGATATACGAAGAGTCGCAGCTACTACGGATCATGGCAAGATTGGAGCACGCGACCAGAACTTCCCGTCGAACGACCGAAATCACCCGATTCCCGTTGA
- a CDS encoding aminotransferase class I/II-fold pyridoxal phosphate-dependent enzyme codes for MERIEKKKTSRKTARFTESVIREMTRLAMAYDAINLAQGFPDFPAPEEIKRAAIEAIRADINQYAITWGARTFREAIAEKVRWYLGLEVDPEREITVTCGSTEAMIASLLAILDPGDEVIIFEPFYENYGPDAILAEARPRYVPLHPPDWRFDPDELRAAFTSRTKAIIINTPNNPTGKVFTREELELIAALCHEWDVIAVTDEIYEHILYDGAEHIAIAMLPGMRERTITINGLSKTYSVTGWRVGYAIAPPEITSAIRKVHDFLTVGAPAPLQEAGAVALRLPRSYYERLAAEYAARRDQLLRTLEAAGFGVYKPRGAYYVMTDISRFGFEDDVAFAHYLVREIGVAVVPGSSFYENPEKGRQQVRFCFCKTEATLDAAAERLLRLRERWV; via the coding sequence ATGGAGCGAATCGAGAAGAAGAAGACGTCGCGGAAGACAGCGCGGTTCACCGAATCGGTGATCCGCGAAATGACGCGCTTGGCCATGGCCTACGATGCCATCAATCTCGCGCAAGGGTTCCCGGATTTCCCGGCGCCGGAGGAAATCAAGCGGGCGGCCATCGAAGCGATCCGCGCCGACATCAATCAATATGCCATCACCTGGGGCGCTCGCACCTTTCGCGAAGCCATCGCCGAAAAGGTGCGGTGGTATCTCGGCCTCGAAGTGGATCCCGAGCGAGAGATCACCGTCACGTGCGGCTCCACCGAAGCGATGATCGCCAGCTTGCTAGCCATCCTCGATCCGGGCGACGAGGTCATTATCTTCGAGCCGTTCTACGAGAACTATGGCCCTGACGCCATCCTGGCCGAAGCGCGACCGCGATACGTTCCGCTCCATCCACCCGATTGGCGCTTCGATCCGGATGAACTGCGCGCGGCCTTCACCTCACGGACGAAAGCGATCATCATCAATACGCCCAACAATCCCACGGGCAAGGTCTTCACGCGCGAAGAGCTGGAGCTGATCGCTGCGCTCTGTCACGAGTGGGACGTCATCGCCGTCACTGATGAGATCTATGAGCACATCCTCTACGATGGCGCCGAGCATATTGCCATCGCGATGCTCCCTGGGATGCGAGAGCGGACGATCACGATCAACGGGCTCTCGAAGACCTATAGTGTGACCGGATGGCGCGTCGGATACGCTATTGCGCCGCCGGAGATCACCTCGGCGATTCGCAAGGTGCATGACTTCCTCACTGTGGGCGCCCCTGCGCCCTTGCAAGAGGCTGGAGCCGTCGCACTTCGTCTCCCTCGTTCGTATTACGAGCGACTCGCTGCCGAATACGCGGCGCGACGCGATCAGTTGCTGCGCACGCTCGAAGCCGCTGGCTTCGGCGTCTACAAACCGCGCGGGGCCTACTACGTCATGACCGACATCAGTCGCTTCGGCTTCGAGGACGACGTGGCGTTCGCCCACTACCTGGTTCGAGAGATCGGCGTCGCCGTCGTCCCTGGCAGCAGCTTTTACGAAAATCCGGAGAAGGGCCGACAGCAAGTCCGCTTCTGCTTCTGCAAGACCGAAGCGACCTTGGACGCGGCCGCGGAACGCCTCCTCCGCCTGCGCGAGCGATGGGTATGA
- a CDS encoding AAA family ATPase, protein MAWRRLSADEVYRACDPNAFDFETTERLPPPEGFIGQKRAVSAIRFGLRMRSHGYNLFLAGPPGTGKTSLIRAMLEDIARDRPVPGDICLVQNFRDPDRPRALYLPAGMGRQLKRDMEGLVERLKREIPKALESKEYQEQQAGIMREYQRQSAALFEELERRASREGIQLRVTPAGIMTVLIHNGKPLTQEEYEALDEATKEQVRQKMEQFNEQIAELLDRVRAMEREAREKTEELERWTLLFVVKRLIDGLRLKYANYPEILDYLEQVQENILQEREKFRPRPAVEAPGLRLDERASFVEYQVNVLVDNSATQGAPIVFEPNPTYTNIFGTIEREVRLGALVTDFTKVKAGSLLRANGGFLVVEALDVLRYPFVWDALKRALETGEVRIEDVATHYGLVSATGLRPEPIKVDVKVALVGSPLLHYLLYIYDEDFRKLFKVKADFDTQMERTPENLAQYAYFLKSCCDREQLRHLDRSAVAAIIEHSSRLAEDQTKLSTRFGEILDIVREANYWAEQEESPYINRTHIERAIEEKIFRSNRIEERILEMIARGDILVDVQGAVVGQINGLAVIHLGDYAFGKPSRITCQTFMGREGVINIERRARLSGSIHDKGVFILSGYLGARYAQDKPLSLAASLGFEQSYELVEGDSASAAELLALLSSLSGVPLKQNLAITGSINQRGQIQPIGGVNEKIEGFFYVCKAKGLTGDQGVVIPHQNVKNLMLRKEVVEAVREGIFHIYAVETVDEALELFTGLPAGERGEDGQFPEGTVNYLVDKRLRELAREAKEAEEEEEGEKEGEGGTAAPRARVRCRAEA, encoded by the coding sequence ATGGCTTGGCGACGTCTTTCGGCCGATGAGGTGTATCGCGCGTGCGATCCGAACGCCTTCGATTTCGAGACGACCGAACGCCTGCCTCCGCCCGAGGGCTTCATCGGGCAGAAGCGCGCTGTCTCGGCCATTCGCTTCGGCCTGCGGATGCGCAGTCACGGCTACAACCTCTTCCTCGCGGGGCCGCCGGGGACGGGGAAGACGAGCTTGATTCGCGCGATGTTGGAGGACATCGCTCGAGATCGGCCCGTACCTGGAGATATTTGCCTGGTGCAAAATTTTCGGGACCCGGATCGGCCGCGCGCCCTCTATTTGCCGGCTGGAATGGGCCGGCAGTTGAAGCGCGATATGGAGGGACTCGTCGAACGACTCAAGCGGGAGATCCCGAAGGCGCTCGAAAGCAAGGAGTATCAGGAGCAGCAGGCTGGGATCATGCGCGAATATCAGCGCCAGAGCGCGGCCCTCTTTGAGGAGTTGGAGCGGCGGGCCAGTCGTGAGGGGATTCAACTGCGGGTCACGCCCGCGGGCATCATGACCGTCCTCATCCATAACGGGAAGCCCCTCACGCAAGAGGAATATGAGGCGCTCGACGAAGCGACGAAAGAACAAGTGCGCCAGAAGATGGAACAATTCAACGAGCAGATCGCTGAACTGCTCGATCGCGTTCGCGCCATGGAGCGCGAGGCGCGAGAGAAGACGGAGGAGTTGGAGCGGTGGACCTTGCTGTTCGTCGTGAAGCGCCTCATTGATGGCTTGCGGCTGAAATATGCCAACTATCCAGAGATCCTCGACTATCTGGAGCAGGTGCAGGAGAACATCTTGCAAGAGCGCGAGAAGTTTCGCCCACGGCCGGCGGTCGAAGCCCCCGGACTCCGACTCGATGAGCGGGCGAGCTTCGTCGAATATCAGGTGAACGTGCTCGTGGACAATTCCGCCACGCAAGGCGCGCCTATCGTCTTCGAGCCGAATCCCACGTACACGAACATATTCGGCACGATCGAGCGCGAGGTGCGATTGGGTGCGCTCGTGACGGATTTCACTAAGGTCAAGGCGGGATCGCTGCTGCGCGCCAACGGGGGATTCCTCGTCGTCGAAGCGCTCGACGTCTTGCGCTATCCCTTCGTATGGGATGCGCTCAAGCGCGCTTTGGAGACGGGAGAAGTGCGCATCGAAGACGTGGCCACGCATTATGGGCTTGTGAGCGCCACGGGCTTGCGGCCGGAGCCGATCAAGGTGGACGTGAAGGTCGCCCTCGTCGGCAGCCCGCTGCTGCATTATCTGCTCTACATCTACGATGAGGACTTTCGCAAGCTCTTCAAGGTGAAGGCCGACTTCGACACGCAGATGGAGCGCACGCCGGAGAACCTCGCCCAATACGCCTATTTCCTCAAATCCTGCTGCGATCGAGAACAACTGCGCCATCTGGACCGCAGCGCGGTGGCGGCGATCATCGAACATAGTTCGCGACTGGCGGAGGATCAGACGAAACTCTCGACGCGATTCGGGGAGATCTTGGACATCGTGCGCGAGGCCAACTATTGGGCGGAACAGGAGGAAAGTCCCTATATCAACCGCACCCACATCGAGCGCGCGATCGAGGAGAAGATCTTCCGCTCCAATCGCATCGAGGAGCGAATCCTGGAGATGATCGCGCGCGGGGATATTCTCGTGGACGTGCAAGGGGCCGTCGTGGGGCAGATCAATGGGCTCGCTGTCATTCACCTGGGAGATTACGCGTTCGGGAAACCCTCGCGGATCACATGCCAAACATTCATGGGGCGCGAAGGCGTCATCAACATCGAACGGCGAGCGCGCTTGAGCGGTAGCATCCACGACAAGGGAGTCTTCATCCTGAGCGGATACCTAGGCGCGCGCTACGCGCAGGATAAGCCCCTCAGCTTGGCCGCGAGTCTGGGCTTTGAGCAGTCTTACGAGCTTGTGGAAGGCGACAGCGCCTCGGCGGCCGAGTTGCTCGCGTTGCTCTCGAGCCTCTCGGGCGTCCCCCTCAAGCAGAATCTCGCCATCACGGGCTCTATCAACCAGAGGGGACAAATTCAGCCCATCGGAGGCGTGAACGAAAAGATCGAGGGCTTCTTCTACGTCTGCAAGGCGAAGGGATTGACCGGCGACCAAGGCGTCGTCATCCCGCATCAGAACGTGAAGAATCTCATGCTCCGCAAGGAGGTCGTCGAGGCCGTGCGCGAAGGGATCTTCCACATCTACGCCGTCGAAACGGTGGACGAGGCCTTGGAGCTTTTCACCGGCTTGCCCGCCGGAGAGCGCGGCGAGGACGGACAATTCCCCGAAGGGACGGTGAATTACCTGGTGGATAAGCGTCTGCGCGAGCTGGCCCGCGAAGCGAAGGAAGCCGAGGAGGAGGAAGAGGGGGAGAAAGAGGGCGAAGGAGGAACCGCTGCTCCTCGCGCGCGGGTTCGATGCCGGGCCGAGGCCTGA
- a CDS encoding cytochrome c biogenesis protein, producing MDRTDLLLSGALIAYVLAFLQLVVSFRWDEARLRRWPVLVSTGAGLGAHTVWLVRAALQFGHLPIISTQEVFALLAWAIAVYYLILRRTHPRADVLGLLVLPIVALFTLVALVSTGSKLLPEELADLLRMPALPLHIGFMMLAYAGFLLAFLAALMYLLQERELKRKRFGIIYRYFPSLSACETLGHRSLLFGFLMLTLGIGMGIILLHRSDPVFWRGDPIIVLGFVTWLFYLVVVHYRLAAGWRGRRAAMLLIVGFLATAATFVSARLFGHIL from the coding sequence ATGGATCGCACGGACCTACTACTTTCAGGCGCGCTGATCGCGTACGTCCTCGCGTTTCTCCAACTGGTGGTGAGCTTTCGGTGGGACGAAGCGCGTCTTCGGAGATGGCCCGTCCTTGTTTCCACGGGAGCCGGATTGGGGGCGCACACCGTTTGGCTCGTGCGCGCAGCGTTGCAGTTCGGACATCTGCCGATCATCAGCACGCAAGAGGTCTTCGCGCTCTTGGCATGGGCGATCGCCGTCTATTACCTCATCCTGCGACGCACGCATCCTCGGGCTGATGTCCTGGGGCTCCTCGTGCTGCCGATCGTCGCGCTCTTCACGCTGGTGGCGCTGGTCTCTACGGGTTCTAAGCTCCTGCCGGAAGAACTGGCGGATCTCCTGCGCATGCCCGCGTTGCCGCTGCACATCGGCTTCATGATGCTCGCGTATGCTGGATTCCTCTTAGCTTTCCTCGCCGCATTGATGTACCTGTTGCAGGAGCGCGAGCTGAAGCGCAAGCGATTCGGCATCATCTATCGCTACTTCCCCTCCCTCTCCGCGTGCGAGACGCTCGGCCACCGCTCGCTTCTCTTCGGCTTCCTCATGCTCACACTCGGGATCGGAATGGGGATCATCCTGCTCCATCGGAGCGACCCGGTCTTCTGGCGCGGCGATCCGATCATCGTGCTTGGGTTCGTCACCTGGCTCTTCTATCTCGTCGTCGTGCACTATCGTTTGGCCGCGGGCTGGCGCGGACGTCGCGCGGCGATGTTACTGATTGTGGGATTCCTGGCGACGGCCGCGACGTTCGTGAGCGCGCGCCTTTTCGGACACATCCTATGA
- the hemA gene encoding glutamyl-tRNA reductase, producing the protein MTIVLVGLNHRTAPVEVRERLAFTEEELPQALRQLVDGQTITEGLILSTCNRVEVLAVTPLTERAAVERIRAFLRERHRIPPDAYEAALYRYVDRDAVRHVFRVTASLDSMVLGEPQIFGQVKEAYAQAVAAGTVGKTLNLLLPRAFSVAKRVRTETAIGTEPVSVSSVAVELARKIFEDLNGRTVLLIGAGKMAELTVRHLLAAGVQHLLISNRTRERAEQLAAQFGAEALSLDVLPIHLARADIVICSVGGTEYVLRREQVAAAMPVRRNRPLFLIDISVPRMIEPGVGHLENVFLYDIDDLEQIVHAHLEHRRYEAARAEVIVDQAVEEFLTSLRRLEVGPLIAAFRRRLEEIAYGELERHRPYLGRLTPEQERALRHLLDGIINKFAHPAISRLHQAAREGALRPEELSFLKLWEDIVDAQERRSSSSSE; encoded by the coding sequence ATGACGATCGTCCTCGTGGGCTTGAACCACCGCACGGCGCCCGTCGAGGTGCGCGAGCGCTTGGCGTTCACCGAAGAGGAGCTTCCCCAGGCCCTGCGGCAATTGGTGGACGGCCAGACGATCACCGAGGGCTTGATTCTCTCCACATGCAATCGCGTCGAAGTGCTCGCTGTGACGCCGCTCACTGAACGCGCGGCCGTCGAGCGCATTCGCGCCTTCCTCCGGGAGCGGCATCGCATCCCGCCAGACGCATACGAAGCCGCGCTCTACCGATACGTGGATCGCGACGCCGTGCGGCATGTCTTCCGCGTCACGGCGAGTTTGGATTCCATGGTCCTCGGAGAGCCGCAGATCTTCGGACAAGTGAAGGAAGCGTATGCCCAGGCCGTCGCGGCGGGCACGGTGGGGAAGACGTTGAACCTGCTGCTGCCGCGCGCCTTCTCCGTAGCCAAACGGGTGCGCACGGAGACGGCCATCGGGACCGAACCCGTCTCGGTCAGCTCCGTCGCCGTCGAATTGGCGCGGAAGATCTTCGAGGATCTCAACGGGCGAACGGTCCTGCTCATTGGAGCAGGCAAGATGGCCGAGTTGACGGTGCGACATCTTCTCGCGGCCGGGGTTCAACATCTGCTCATCAGTAATCGCACACGAGAGCGCGCCGAGCAGCTCGCGGCTCAATTCGGAGCGGAAGCGCTCTCGCTCGATGTGCTTCCGATCCATCTGGCGCGGGCGGACATCGTCATCTGCTCAGTCGGGGGGACCGAATACGTGCTTCGGCGCGAGCAGGTGGCCGCCGCCATGCCCGTGCGGCGCAATCGCCCGCTCTTCCTCATTGACATCTCCGTCCCGCGCATGATCGAGCCCGGCGTCGGGCATCTGGAGAACGTCTTCCTCTACGACATTGACGATCTGGAGCAGATCGTGCACGCGCATCTCGAACATCGCCGATACGAAGCGGCGCGGGCCGAGGTCATCGTGGATCAAGCCGTGGAAGAATTCCTGACGTCGCTCCGCCGCTTGGAAGTCGGTCCGTTGATCGCGGCTTTTCGCCGTCGCTTGGAAGAGATCGCTTATGGCGAGTTGGAGCGTCATCGGCCGTATCTCGGTCGGCTCACCCCAGAGCAAGAGCGGGCCCTGCGTCATCTGCTCGACGGCATCATCAACAAATTCGCGCATCCGGCGATCTCGCGCCTACATCAAGCGGCTCGCGAGGGTGCATTGCGCCCAGAAGAGCTGAGCTTCCTCAAGCTATGGGAGGATATCGTGGACGCGCAGGAGCGCCGGTCCTCATCCTCTTCGGAGTGA
- the hemC gene encoding hydroxymethylbilane synthase codes for MTRSSFIIGSRGSALALRQAEIVRARLVAHYPHLAFSLRIIRTSGDRITDRPLTAFGGKGLFIKELEEALLAGEIDLAVHSLKDMPAEIPEGLHLAAILEREDPRDALVTRTREGTVRALREGAIVGTSSLRRLAQLRALRPDLDIRPLRGNVDTRLRKLDAGQYEAIVLAVAGLVRLGLEERIAERIPTEVMIPAIGQGAIVVETRVEDEGMNALLRPLDHPPTRAATTAERAFLQRLGGGCHVPIAAHAEPLPDDPSRLILRGMIASPDGARLLKDQVVGPLGEAVALGHQLAERLIAAGALALLHS; via the coding sequence ATGACGCGTTCGTCTTTCATCATCGGATCGCGCGGGAGCGCGTTGGCCCTTCGCCAGGCGGAGATCGTGCGCGCGCGACTCGTCGCCCACTATCCGCACCTCGCGTTCTCGCTGAGGATCATTCGCACAAGCGGCGATCGCATCACGGATCGTCCCCTCACGGCCTTCGGCGGCAAGGGGCTCTTCATCAAGGAGCTGGAAGAAGCGTTGCTCGCGGGGGAGATTGATCTCGCTGTCCACAGCTTGAAAGACATGCCGGCGGAGATTCCCGAAGGGCTTCACCTGGCGGCCATCCTCGAACGCGAGGATCCGCGCGATGCACTTGTCACGCGGACGAGAGAAGGGACCGTGCGCGCGCTTCGCGAAGGCGCGATCGTCGGCACGAGCAGCTTGCGCCGTCTGGCGCAACTGCGCGCGCTGCGTCCCGATCTCGACATCCGTCCGCTGCGAGGGAACGTGGACACCCGCTTGCGAAAGCTCGACGCGGGGCAATATGAAGCGATCGTCCTGGCCGTGGCTGGGCTTGTGCGCCTCGGTCTAGAAGAGCGTATTGCTGAGCGTATTCCCACCGAAGTGATGATCCCGGCCATCGGGCAAGGCGCGATCGTCGTCGAGACGCGCGTCGAGGATGAAGGGATGAACGCGCTGCTCAGGCCACTCGATCATCCGCCGACGCGTGCGGCGACGACGGCCGAGCGCGCGTTCCTGCAGCGGCTCGGCGGAGGATGTCATGTCCCGATCGCCGCTCATGCTGAGCCCCTCCCGGACGATCCTTCGCGGTTGATCCTGCGGGGGATGATCGCGAGTCCCGATGGCGCGCGCCTGTTGAAAGACCAGGTCGTCGGTCCTCTTGGGGAAGCTGTCGCTCTCGGGCATCAGCTCGCCGAACGTCTCATCGCGGCAGGCGCTCTCGCACTCCTGCATTCGTGA
- a CDS encoding NCS2 family permease, whose amino-acid sequence MDRWFHLSERGTTIRTEVLAGVTTFLTMAYIIFVQPAVLSAAGMDFGAVLVATCLASAAATILMALGANYPIAVAPAMGHNFFFVYTVVLGMRVPWAIALGAVAWAGIVFILTAGIGLRERLITAIPASLKHAIAAGIGLLIATIGLQWAGLIVASPSTLVTLGEVKSPPVLLSLFGLAVIAILFARGIRGAVLWGILMTTAAGLAFGLVQYQGLISRPPSLAPTLFRLDMLGALQPQMLEVIFVFFFLALFDSVGTLVGVAGQAGLLRNGVLPRAREALLADAIGTVGGAVLGTSTVTAYIESATGVAAGGRTGLANLVTAALFLLSLFFYPLVRMIGGGYHTPHGTTLYPVIAPALILVGTLMMKEAARIPWEEMTEAIPAFLTMIAMPLSLSVTDGIAFGFISYALVKLAAGRGREVHWFLYLFAVLFLLRYALGH is encoded by the coding sequence CTGGACCGATGGTTTCATCTGAGTGAGCGAGGGACGACGATCCGAACGGAAGTGCTCGCTGGGGTGACGACTTTCCTGACGATGGCCTACATCATCTTCGTGCAACCGGCGGTCTTGAGCGCCGCGGGGATGGATTTCGGCGCCGTGCTCGTGGCGACGTGTTTGGCGAGCGCTGCGGCGACGATCCTGATGGCTTTGGGGGCCAACTATCCAATCGCCGTGGCTCCGGCTATGGGCCACAATTTCTTTTTCGTCTACACAGTCGTCTTGGGGATGCGTGTGCCGTGGGCGATCGCCTTGGGCGCCGTCGCGTGGGCCGGAATCGTCTTCATCCTCACGGCGGGGATCGGACTGCGCGAACGGCTCATCACGGCCATTCCGGCATCGCTCAAGCATGCCATCGCTGCCGGTATTGGCTTGCTCATCGCCACGATCGGCTTGCAGTGGGCGGGGTTAATCGTGGCCTCGCCGAGCACCTTGGTGACATTGGGAGAGGTGAAATCGCCCCCTGTTCTCCTCTCCCTCTTCGGGCTCGCGGTGATAGCGATCCTCTTCGCGCGCGGCATTCGCGGGGCGGTGCTATGGGGGATTCTGATGACCACAGCCGCGGGGCTCGCCTTCGGGCTCGTCCAGTATCAAGGGCTCATCAGTCGTCCACCTTCACTCGCGCCCACATTGTTTCGCTTGGATATGCTCGGCGCGCTGCAGCCCCAGATGCTGGAGGTGATCTTCGTCTTCTTCTTCCTGGCGCTCTTCGATTCGGTGGGGACGCTCGTTGGGGTTGCAGGGCAAGCGGGGTTGTTGCGCAATGGCGTGTTGCCGCGCGCGCGAGAGGCGCTCCTGGCCGATGCTATTGGCACTGTCGGCGGCGCGGTGCTCGGGACTTCGACGGTCACCGCATACATTGAGAGCGCGACGGGCGTGGCCGCGGGCGGGCGGACGGGATTGGCGAATCTCGTGACGGCCGCGCTCTTTCTGCTCTCGCTCTTCTTTTATCCCCTGGTGCGCATGATCGGTGGGGGGTATCACACCCCTCACGGGACGACGCTCTATCCGGTCATCGCGCCTGCACTCATCCTCGTCGGCACACTCATGATGAAGGAGGCGGCGCGCATTCCGTGGGAGGAGATGACGGAGGCCATCCCAGCATTCCTGACCATGATCGCAATGCCGCTCTCGTTGAGCGTCACCGATGGGATCGCTTTTGGCTTCATCTCCTACGCGCTCGTGAAGCTAGCGGCCGGGCGGGGGCGTGAGGTCCATTGGTTCCTCTACCTCTTCGCTGTTCTCTTCCTGCTGCGCTACGCCCTCGGGCACTGA
- a CDS encoding acetamidase/formamidase family protein, producing the protein MPMRGRSKSAIQLVVLFGSLWIFAHEARAEVHRFKPTVGYPTFARREPVLRIRPGDIVETETLWGEWYERPDGKWPGEVGPFYIEGAAPGDTLVVKILRLRPNRDIAISTHNPTFGLLAADRWTPMLTDPIPARRFVWRLDRERMTATLELPGSRMKRIEVKLSPMLGRVAVAPAGEESFDGLWPGNFGGNMDAPEVREGTTVYLPVFHEGALFYFGDGHALQGDGEICGSGLETTMEVTFQFDLIKGKTIAWPRLEDEEYIMVAGSVRPLVDAVRIACVELIRWLIAEYGFEKWEALQVVSQVVVLRVANVVDPHYTVVAKFPKKYLPR; encoded by the coding sequence ATGCCGATGCGAGGACGCTCGAAGAGCGCAATTCAACTGGTGGTACTTTTCGGAAGCCTATGGATCTTTGCTCACGAGGCGCGAGCCGAGGTCCATCGGTTTAAACCCACGGTCGGCTATCCGACCTTCGCGCGACGCGAGCCGGTTTTGCGCATTCGTCCGGGCGACATCGTCGAGACGGAGACGCTGTGGGGGGAATGGTACGAGCGTCCTGACGGGAAATGGCCGGGCGAAGTCGGCCCGTTCTACATCGAGGGCGCGGCGCCGGGCGATACGCTCGTCGTGAAGATTCTGCGCCTCAGACCCAATCGCGACATCGCCATCTCGACGCACAATCCGACCTTCGGTCTGCTGGCCGCCGATCGGTGGACGCCGATGCTGACCGATCCGATCCCCGCCCGACGATTCGTGTGGCGATTGGACCGCGAGCGGATGACGGCGACATTGGAGTTGCCGGGGAGTCGAATGAAACGAATCGAAGTGAAGCTCTCGCCGATGCTCGGACGCGTGGCCGTCGCGCCTGCGGGTGAAGAGTCGTTCGACGGACTGTGGCCGGGGAACTTCGGCGGCAATATGGATGCGCCCGAGGTGCGCGAGGGGACGACCGTCTATTTGCCGGTCTTTCACGAAGGCGCGCTCTTTTACTTCGGCGACGGGCATGCACTGCAGGGCGATGGAGAGATCTGCGGCTCCGGCCTGGAGACGACGATGGAGGTCACGTTTCAATTCGACCTCATCAAGGGGAAGACGATCGCCTGGCCGCGCCTGGAGGATGAGGAATACATCATGGTGGCTGGGAGCGTGCGGCCGCTCGTGGATGCCGTGCGCATCGCGTGCGTGGAGTTGATCCGATGGCTCATCGCGGAGTATGGGTTCGAGAAGTGGGAGGCCTTGCAAGTCGTCTCGCAAGTGGTCGTCTTGCGCGTGGCCAACGTCGTGGATCCCCACTACACGGTCGTCGCGAAATTCCCGAAGAAATACCTCCCGCGGTGA